Proteins encoded together in one Pongo abelii isolate AG06213 chromosome 8, NHGRI_mPonAbe1-v2.0_pri, whole genome shotgun sequence window:
- the LOC134761987 gene encoding collagen alpha-1(I) chain-like codes for MLPPPPLGRPPQPSRAGGARPRAPLPGTPPAAAAASREKPRPPAELGRTRGADPRAGEGAAPGLAAHAGRECPLARGDPRATSPGAARGTPAVAGAPGPHPPTPLPGAGPGPPSPSGASPAPFLPPSLPPRWPGSSRLGSAARVSRQRPALGSGGPGHCGEEVPGGARRKPGQAEETRGARGQRPSAALAAWGGGTLGRPTGLGASRGDKRARPAQDHPARLGVAGTGARGVNSVRRSRACLFGLPGPGARRASASLQRKQPPSPAAGAPRPAGEEWEVTAPDPLPPGPPQEPGSRVFRRQSPRLPRAPARPHPAQNAGARPAAVTLAPGRASEPGF; via the exons ATGCTCCCGCCGC CTCCGCTGGGGCGGCCGCCACAGCCGAGCCGGGCCGGGGGCGCGCGGCCGCGGGCTCCGCTCCCGGGGAccccgcccgccgccgccgctgcgTCCCGGGAGAAGCCGCGCCCGCCCGCAGAGCTCGGCCGGACGCGCGGGGCGGACCCCCGGGCTGGAGAGGGGGCTGCGCCGGGGCTCGCGGCCCACGCTGGCCGGGAGTGTCCCCTGGCTCGGGGGGACCCGAGAGCCACGAGCCCGGGGGCGGCGCGCGGGACACCCGCCGTGGCCGGAGCCCCGGGACCCCATCCCCCCACTCCCCTGCCTGGGGCCGGTCCCGGGCCCCCCTCCCCCTCCGGGGCCAGCCCTgcgcccttcctccctccctccctccctccccggtGGCCCGGATCCTCCCGCCTGGGGTCGGCCGCCCGCGTGTCCCGGCAGCGCCCCGCGCTGGGCTCTGGTGGCCCCGGGCACTGCGGCGAGGAAGTCCCGGGCGGCGCGCGCAGGAAGCCGGGGCAGGCGGAGGAGACGCGGGGCGCCCGGGGGCAGCGGCCTAGTGCCGCCCTCGCCGCGTGGGGGGGCGGGACACTGGGTCGCCCCACTGGGCTCGGCGCCTCTCGGGGCGACAAGAGGGCGCGCCCGGCTCAGGACCACCCTGCGCGCCTGGGGGTGGCCGGCACCGGGGCCAGAGGGGTTAACTCCGTCCGGAGGTCTCGGGCGTGTCTCTTCGGGTTGCCGGGCCCAGGGGCCAGGCGCGCCTCCGCCAGTTTACAAAGGAAACAGCCTCCTTCCCCCGCGGCAGGGGCTCCCCGACCCGCGGGCGAGGAGTGGGAGGTGACGGCGCCGGACCCCCTTCCCCCGGGACCCCCGCAGGAGCCCGGCTCCCGCGTCTTCAGGCGTCAAAGCCCCCGACTTCCCCGAGCACCAGCACGTCCGCACCCGGCTCAGAACGCAGGGGCCCGGCCTGCTGCGGTGACCTTGGCCCCAGGCCGGGCTTCTGAGCCGGGCTTCTAG